The Halomonas sp. KG2 genome segment GAGTAATGCGTGTGACACCGCTACTGCGTCAAATGATGAGCAATATGACCGTGCGTCTCAGTTGGGGGCTGGTGTTAGCCACTTTTTCAATGTTGGTGGTGGTGGCCTGCGCTATAGGTCTTTATGCGCTCCACCACGGTGCCGCTATTGTGCAGGCATCGAGTGACTTGCAGGCGCAGCAAGCGGCGTTCAGTGAGTTTGCGACACGCATTCGCTGGGTGCTGATTGGCGTGGTCATCATGACCGGTATAACGGTCGCGGTAGTGGTGTGGGGGGTGACCGTTAATGTGTTGCGTCCCTTGGATCGTCTGGTCGGTTACTTTGAGAAAATGGCCCAGGGCGATCTAAGTCAGCAAATAACCTCGCCTGGCAATAATGAAATTGGCAGGTTGTACACTGCAATGGCGCACATGCAGTCTTCACTGTCTGAAACGGTTGGCGTGGTACGCCAAAGCGGCGCGTCAATTTTTGAGCGTTCTCAGCATATCGCCAGTGGCAATAACGACCTCTCCTCACGTACCGAACAGCAGGCCTCTTCGCTAGAAGAGACGGCCTCGAGCATGGAGCAGTTGGCCTCTACCGTTGGGCACAATGCAGACAATGCATTGCAAGCCAGTCAGCTCGCCAATGAGGTAACGCTAACCGCCAGACGCAGCGGCGAAGAAGTTGCCAATATTGTTGAAACCATGCAAGACATTAGCGCCAGCTCCCACCAGGTTGCCGACATTATTACGGTGATCGATAACATTGCCTTTCAAACCAATATTCTCGCCTTAAATGCCTCGGTAGAAGCCGCCCGTGCGGGTGAACATGGCAAAGGGTTTGCCGTTGTCGCGCAGGAAGTTCGCAGTCTCGCTAGCCGCAGCGCTAATGCTGCCAAAGAAATTCGCACGCTGATCGATGCATCGCTTGGCAAAGTGGACGCGGGCACCCAACGGGTGAATCACGCGGGAAAAACTATGCAGGATCTTGTCGCTGCGGTGCAGCGGGTCAACGATATTATGGATGAGATTGCGGCTGCCTCCGAAGAGCAAAGCAACGGTATTGGGCAAGTGAATCAAGCGGTTGCCCAAATGGATCAGGTTGTTCAGCAAAATGCCCAGCTGGTTCAACAGGCAGCACGCAGCGCCAACGAATTAGAAAGCGAAGCGGCACGCCTTAGAGAAGCGGTTGAGCGCTTCCATGTGACGCCTGCCCTGGTAGAGGGGAAGTATGCCGTGCGGCCCCGCGCTCTTCAGCCAGTACCTGCCGCCCAAACCCCGGCGGCCAAAAAAACACCTGCTCGCAACACGGCAGTCGATGAGTGGGTAGCGTTTTAGGTCTTGCGGTTTAGGCTCATGACTTCCTTGGCTTCAATACTAAAAATAAGGTATGCGGATGCGTAATAACCAGCCAGTCACTCAGCGTGAAATTGAACTACAGAGTGATGATTTCCTCGTTTCGCGTACGGATCTTAAAGGGCGCATTACCTATGCAAACCCGGCGTTTATCGAGATAAGTGGTTTTCAGCACGAAGAGCTGATAGGCGCGCCCCATAACTTGATTCGGCACCCGGATATGCCGCCAGCGGCGTTTGAAAACCTGTGGCAGACCGTGAAAAGCGGTGAAACATGGCGAGGGCTGGTTAAAAACCGCTGTAAGAATGGCGACCACTACTGGGTTAGTGCCAGCGTAACGCCGATTATTGAAGACGACCAGGTCGTTGGCTATGCCTCTGTCAGGGTGCAGGCAACCCGAGAGGCGATTGCCCAAGCGGAGCAGGCCTACGCTGAAATACGTGAAGGTCGTAACAAACAGCTCTATTTAGACAAGGGGCGGTTGCGTAAGAAAGGTCTGGCCCAACGCTTAAAACGGATCCGACTGGATACTCTGCGCGCTAAATTGGTTGGCATGATTGTCGTCGCTGGTGCACTGCTGCTGGTGAGTGGTGGCCTTGGGTTGTATGGCCTTAACGTCGCAGGAGAGCGGCTAGCGACGCTTAACAATGATGGCCTGCAAGATGTTATTCGCTTACAGCAAATAGACCAGATCATCGCACAAACGCGTCAGGCCATGATTGAACCAGAGCGCATGGAGCTGATTCAACAGCGCTTTGAGATGGGTGACATGATTGCCAATAGCGCGGCGACGATTGAGTCCGCTTGGCAGCAATACTACTCCCGTGATGTCAACACGACAGCGCTAGCCAGCTCCTTCAATGCTCAGCTGCAAACCTTTTTAGACAATGGCATGTTCCAGGCGGAAACCGTCTTGCAAGCAGAAGACACGTATCAAGTGTTTACCGGTTTGGACGCAGTCATCAGTGTGATGAATAACGAAGGGCGCGAACTTTCAACGATGGTGAACCAGCTCATCGCCGAAAAACAGGTGGCCGCCGAGGTAATGGCCGCTGATGCTGAGCAAGGTCAAACCCGCATGCTAAGCGCTCAGGCCGCTGTACTAGGTGTTGGCGTGCTGGCGCTCATCCTGCTTGGGATGCTGACGTTACGTTCCATTGTTCGGCCACTTAAAAGTGCCTCCCGTTTTACCTTGCAAATCGCGGGCGGAAACCTAGCCGCAAAAGTGCCCCCCCACCAGCGGGATGAGGTTGGGATGCTGATGGAGTCGCTGAACACTATGCGGAAAAGTTTGAGCAGCATTATCAGCGATGTAAAAGGCGGTATTAATGTGGTCACCCCTGCCGCGCGAGATATTGCCAGCGGTAATGAGGCGTTATCGTCTCGTACCGAGCAACAGGCCGCGTCGCTCCAGCAAACCGCATCCAGTATGGAAGAAATGACCACGACCGTGCGTCAAAACAGCGATAACGCTCAAGAAGCACGTCGTCTTGCCGATAACAATGCTAAGCAAGTGACCCAGACCGGGGAGCTCATGTCGCAATTGGTCGAGAATATGCAGCGAATTACCCAAAGCTCGCAAAAAATGACTGACATCATCAATGTGATTGACTCGATTGCTTTTCAAACCAATATCCTGGCACTCAACGCATCAGTAGAAGCCGCCAGGGCTGGTGAGCATGGGCGTGGGTTTGCGGTGGTTGCTGAAGAAGTGCGCAAGCTAGCAGGCAGAAGCGCAAGTGCTTCTCAAGAGATTCGCGTGTTGATTGATGGTTCTAATCAAGAAGTCAATGTGGGCGCTGGGCTGGTCAAGAGAGCCGAAGTGGCGATTAGTGAGGTGGCCGACGCGGCGCGCAATGTTACCCAGATCATGCATGACATTTCGTCAGCGTCAGCAGAACAGAGCCACGGTATCGCTGAAGTGAATCAAGCCGTTGCCGAGATGGATCAAGCGACACAGCAGAATGCCGTTCGTGTTCAGGAAACAGCGCGTGCCGCCGTGGCATTAGAGCAGCAAGCGGGTCTATTGGCCCTGTCGGTTGAGGCGTTTCGTTTGAATCATCAGAGCTCGCCCACAACAGCGCTTAGCACAGCAGCTACTGCTTCTAGGCCGCCAACACTGCTCCCAGATAGACCAACTAAACCGCCTTCGTCGCCAACCACGCGGCAGCTGGCCGCAGTAGAGGAGTGGGAAGAATTTTGATCGACCAACGCGAGCGGGGAGTTGACGTCGGCCAGTGGGCATCGGGAGGGCAGATCGAACGTGATCTGGTGCTAACCGATGCCGACTTTGTGCGTATACGGGAATTGATTTACCAGCGCGCCGGAATAGTGCTTGCTGAGCATAAGCGTGAAATGGTCTACAGCCGCTTAGCCAAGCGACTGCGTCACCATGGTATTACGCGTTTTACCGACTATTTGTCTCGGTTGGAGCGTCAGCCGGACGCTAAAGAGTGGGAGGCGTTTACCAACGCCTTAACGACCAACCTCACGGCTTTTTTTCGTGAGGCGCACCACTTTCCGCTATTAGCTGAGCACATTAAGAAACAGCAAAGCCCCGTGACTATTTGGTGCTCAGCGGCGTCCACTGGCGAAGAGCCCTACTCGATAGCAATGACGCTGCTAGAAACCTTGGGGCCAAAAGCCTCCCAGGCCAAAGTCATTGCCACCGATATTGACACCGATGCACTCAGTAAAGCGCGTGCCGGTATTTATCCGCTTGAACAGGTGCGTAAATTAGACGAAGGACGGGTTAAGCGATTTTTCCAGAAAGGCACCGGTGGTCATGCAGGTTTGGCACGTATAAGGCCAGAAGTATCATCGTTGGTGGAGTTTTTGCCGCTTAATTTGCTGGGGCCACAGTGGTCGGTAAAAGGCCCTTTTGATGCCGTTTTTTGTCGTAATATTATGATTTATTTCGATAAAGATACCCAGGCCAAGATATTAAAACGGTTTGCCCCGCTAATGAAGCCAGACGCATTACTGTTTGCGGGACACTCGGAAAATTTTTCGTATATCAGCGATGCATTCAAGCTGCGTGGGCAAACGGTTTATACCCTCGCAAAAAAATAAATCGGTTACGTGCGTTGACTCCTTTTGGCAATCGCCTTAGCGGAGTGGGCTGGCACACAGGTGGCTACCGTCATAAAGGAGGCGTGCTTTGAGCGCAGCCAAAATCAAAGTGTTGTGCGTTGATGACTCGGCGCTGATTCGTGATTTACTAACGGAAATAATCAACTCTCAGTCGGATATGGAAGTCGTTGCCGTCGCGCCAGATCCCATTGCTGCGAGGGATCTGATCAAACAACACAATCCTGATGTGCTGACATTGGACGTAGAAATGCCGCGGATGGATGGTCTTGATTTTCTTGAGCGGTTAATGCGGCTTCGCCCTATGCCGGTACTTATGGTGTCATCGCTGACCCAGAGTGGCTCAGAGATTACTCTGCGTGCGTTAGAGTTAGGCGCCTTGGATTTTGTGGCCAAGCCCAGCTTGGGTATTCGCAGCGGCATGATGGAGTATGCAACTGAAATTACCGACAAGCTTCGCGCCGCTGCCCGCTCGCGCCCTCGCCAAGCCCGCCATAAAAATGCGCCGCCACCCACACAGCTAAAAGCACCCATGGTGTCGAGTGAAAAGCTGATTATCATTGGTGCTTCTACCGGTGGCACAGAGGCAATTCGCTCAGTGCTCGAACCACTGCCGGCGAATGCGCCAGCCATCTTGATTACCCAGCACATGCCGGGTGGTTTTACCCGCTCTTTCGCCGAGCGGCTAGATCGGCTGTGCCGAATTAGCGTAAAAGAAGCCACCGATGGCGAGCGTGTCTTGCCAGGCCATGCCTATATTGCCCCAGGCGATCAGCACCTAGAGCTTGTCCGCAGTGGTGCTAACTATGTCGTGCGCTTAAATGATGGCCCACCGGTCAACCGTCATCGTCCTTCTGTTGATGTGCTGTTTCACTCTGCTTCCAAGCATGCGGGTAAAAACGCCATTGGTGTGATTTTGACCGGCATGGGAAAGGATGGCGCTGTAGGTCTTCTTGAAATGCGTGAGGCCGGGGCGGCCACCATTGCGCAGAATGAACAAAGCTGCGTGGTGTTTGGTATGCCAAGAGAAGCCATCGCCGTTGGGGGAGCCGTCGAAGTGGTTGCTTTAGATGATATTCCATCGCGGTTGATGGCCTTAATTGCCGCTTCAGGGCGTGCTCAGCGGGTATAACACCCCATTGCGCATAAATAAAAAAAGGGACAAAACATGACACGCTCACTGCGTCATATCAGTATTCACTCTGCCGTTATTGCCGCGTTGGCTAGCTTCGTCATGCTGATAGTGGTGTTAGCTGGTATCAGTTTTATGGCAGACCGCAATGCTCAGGCTAACCTGTCAACCTATAGTCTCATCAGTAATAGTCAGCTCAATGAGATTAATCGCGCTGACTCGTTGCTCAATCAGGGGATGCTGGCCATGGAGACGGCATCCAATTTTTTAATGGTCGGTCAAACGCGCCAATCCAATGCCCAGGTCGACATTGCTCTGGATCGAATTGCACGTTCCGAAGAGCGTTTTGAACGCTTCGCTGCGACGACAAACGATGCATTGGGCGAGGCATTGATAGATGACTTTCGCGACGTACTGGCCTTGGTCAAGCAGCAGCATGCGACGTTCGAAACCATGGACATCAATGCTTTTAATCGGCTTCGGGGCGAGCTGGTTGAGCCATTGAGCAATTTAGCCAATAGCGCCACTGCTTTTGTGCAGCATGGTTTTCAGCAGGTAGATAGCATTCGTGGCGACGCTGAAGCGCAAGGCGATGTGTTTATGTTAGTCAATGCGCTTGCCGTGGCAATTGCGCTATTGGTGACTGCGTTCATCTATATAGCATTACGCCGTACGGTCATCGCGCCGTTGAATGACGCCGTAAGGCGACTGGACAAAATTTCCCAGGCTGACTTAACGGAGCCCGTTCCCGCATCAGGCAAAAACGAAGTGGGGCGTCTTTTTTCAGCGATGGGCACGATGCAGCAAAACCTGACGGCGATTGTGACGCGGGTTCGTGAAGGCAGTAGTGAAATTCATCACGGCACGCGAGAGATAGCCAGTGGCAATGCGGATCTGTCATCACGCACTGAGCAGCAGGCTGCTTCGATCGAAGAAACGGCCGCCAGCATGGAACAAATGACGGCCACGGTTAAACAAAATGCCGACAATGCGCGTCAGGCAAGCACGCTGGCAGCAGATGCCTCCACTACTGCCGAGCAGGGGGGCCAAGTGGTCGAGCAGGTAGTGCAGACAATGCACGGTATTTCTACCAGTTCCCAGAAAGTGGCAGATATCACCAGTGTGATCGACTCTATCGCCTTTCAAACCAATATTTTGGCACTCAATGCCTCGGTAGAAGCGGCACGCGCTGGCGAGCAAGGGCGTGGTTTTGCCGTTGTGGCAGGAGAGGTTCGCAACCTTGCCAGCCGCAGTGCCGATGCGGCTAAAGAGATTAAAACACTGATTGATGCCTCCGTTGCACAAATCAAGCAAGGCTCTACGCTGGTAGAGCAAGCGGGCACCACCATGTCCGATGTGGTGACGGCTGTCCGTCGGGTGACCGATATTATGGATGAGATTTCTGCAGCGTCTCAGGAGCAGAGCGATGGCATTGAACAGGTAAGCCAAGCGGTAGGGCAGATGGATGAAGTGACCCAGCAAAATGCAGCGCTGGTTCAGCAAGCCTCCGCGGCGGCTATGTCGCTCGAAGAGCAAGCAAACAAATTAGAAGAGGCGGTGGCTGTCTTTGCTTTGTTAACTAGCCAAGAGGGCGTGCAGCGTCAAGCACTGCCAGCGAGTAGCCAAGTAAACGTGCCTGCTGCCAGGCCGCAGGCAGCCACTGCACCCAGCCCTCGCCGAATCCCAGAGCCTAGCCACCACGATGAGTGGGAAGCGTTCTAGGTTTTAAGGATTGTTGTAAGAGCCGTTTTAGGACGGTTTTAAGAACGGTTTTTAAGCATCGCTATGTAAGAAATAATTTGATTGAGAGGATGACCAATGGCCGATAAGAACATGAGTTTTCTGGTAGTTGACGATTTTCCCACCATGCGTCGGATCGTTCGCAGCTTGTTGAAAGAGCTAGGTTTTACCAATGTTGATGAAGCAGAAGATGGTCAGGACGCGCTGAATAAGCTGCGTGCGGGTAACTTTGAATTCGTCGTCTCTGATTGGAATATGCCAAACCTGGACGGCTTAGAAATGCTGAAAGAGATCCGCCAGGATGAAGCACTAAAAGGGTTACCCGTATTGATGGTGACCGCGGAAGCCAAAAAAGAGAACATCATCGCGGCCGCTCAAGCGGGCGCTAATGGCTACGTCGTCAAGCCGTTTACAGCAGCCACTCTCGAAGAAAAGCTAAATAAGATCTTCGATAAGATGGGTAAATGAAGCGGCTGCGCCTGAGTGCTCGGTTAACGAGGAGACAACACGATGAGTCAGCATGAGCAGGATAGCGCTACCCAGCTATCTGAGGAAGCCGCTGAAGACCTGATCTTTCGCATCGGCAAACTTACCCGCATGTTACGCGACAACATGCGAGAGCTGGGTCTGGACAAAGAGATCGAGAAAGCAGCGGAAGCAATTCCTGACGCGCGTGACCGGTTGCATTACGTCGCTACCATGACTGAGCAGGCGGCTGAACGTGCATTAAACGCCATTGATCGCGCTCAGCCATTGCAAGACCAACTCTCTGACCGTGCTGAAGCGCTCGATAAGCGCTGGGCAGAGTGGTTTGAAGCGCCCCAAGAGTTGGATGATGCCAAAGCCTTGGTAAAAGAGACACGCACCTATCTAAGTGATGTGCCAACCATCGCTGCAGCGACAAATAAAGAACTGCTCGATATTATGATGGCCCAGGATTTTCAAGACCTTACCGGCCAAGTTATCAAAAAGATGATGGATGTCATCCGAGAAATTGAGCATCAGTTGGTGCAGGTGCTGATTGATAACGTGCCGGGTGCTCATGTACGTGAGTCGATGCAGCGTAAGGCAGAAGACCAATGGAAAAATGACAACGCACGTCGTAATGAAGAGCTGTTGAATGGCCCTCAGGTGAAGGACAATGCGCCCGACATCGTGACTGGTCAGGATCAGGTCGACGACTTATTGGACGAATTAGGCTTTTAATGCGTTGTTATTAAGACATTGTGAAAGGCAGTATCTGGCACTATAGGCATTTGTTCAGCCGTCCCTCGGGGCGGCTGAATTTATGATAAGCCACGCAAGATACCGCCGGATGGCCGCATGGCAGATAACGACAGCGATCAGGAAAAGACGGAAGAGGCCACACCCCGACGCTTAGACAAAGCCCGGGAAGAAGGCCAAGTACCCCGGTCTCGAGAACTGGCGACCTTTTTGCTGCTATTGGGCGGTGTAATTGGGCTGTGGAGCATGGGGCAAATGCTCTATGACCAGTTGGGCATGGTGATGGAGCAGGCCTTCTTATTCGAGCGCCGTCATGCCATGGAAAGTACCCCGATGCTGGTCAATGCGCTGGACCTGGGGCAGCGCACACTATTTGCAATGCTGCCGCTGTTCTTGCTGTTGACGGTGATCGCCCTGGTCGCACCCGCATTACTAGGGGGATGGTTAGTCTCGGCAAAATCAATGCAGCCCAAACTGTCGAAGCTAAACCCAGTGAAAGGGTTAAAGCGTATTTTTTCGTCCCAGGCATTGATTGAATTAACCAAAGCGATTGCCAAATCCATCCTGGTCGGCGGCATTGCATCGGCGTTTCTGTACGCCAACCTTGGTAAGTTCATGGGGCTAATGAATCAGCCCATTCAACAAGCATTGGCGACCGCATTGAATATGTCGGCGCTAGCCGCTGGCCTGATCGTTTTATCGCTAGTGGTGGTTATCTTAATTGATGTGCCTTTTCAGCTTTGGAGTAATGCGAAAAAGCTGCGTATGAGCAAGGAAGAGGTTAAGCGAGAGCATAAAGAGTCGGAAGGCGACCCCCACGTCAAGGGGCGTATTCGCCAGCAGCAGCAAGCAATGGCCAGAGGGCGGATGATGAGTAAAGTGCCTGATGCCGACGTTATTATCACCAACCCAACCCACTATGCGGTGGCCCTAGCGTATAAGGAAGGTAGCATGGGCGCCCCGCGGCTAGTGGCCAAAGGGGCCGATGTAGTGGCCGCACGTATCCGCGAAATAGGCTTGGAAGCCGGTGTGCCGCGATTGGAGGCCGCTCCCTTGGCGCGCGCTTTGTATCATCACGTGGATTTAGACGCTGAAGTGCCTGCGGAACTGTATACCGCAGTGGCTGAAGTGATGGCCTGGGCTTACCGCCTGAAGCAGGTCGCACAACAAGGAGGCGAGGTGCCCCCAACCCCAGACAATTTATCGGTCCCTCCCGAAATGGAACATTCCAATCGAGATGCCGGTGGCAGTGAGGCGCAATCATGAAAGGCTTAACCCAATTGATCAATCAGCGCGATTGGATGGGCGATGTGCGCATGAAGCTGCTCGCAGGGCCGCTGCTGATTCTGATGATCTTGGGCATGATGATTCTGCCCTTGCCGCCCTTCGCGCTCGATTTGCTGTTCACGTTCAATATCGCACTGGCCATCATGGTGCTGCTGGTCAGCATGTTTGCGGAAAAGCCACTCGATTTTGCCGCTTTCCCTGCGGTGCTGTTGTTTACCACGCTATTACGGCTATCGCTCAATGTGGCCTCGACCCGTGTTGTACTGATGGAAGGCCATCAAGGCGGAGATGCGGCCGGTAAAGTTATCGAAGCGTTTGGTACCTTCCTGGTCGGCGGTAATTTTGCCGTTGGTCTGGTGGTCTTTTTGATCCTGGTGATCATCAA includes the following:
- a CDS encoding chemotaxis response regulator protein-glutamate methylesterase — its product is MSAAKIKVLCVDDSALIRDLLTEIINSQSDMEVVAVAPDPIAARDLIKQHNPDVLTLDVEMPRMDGLDFLERLMRLRPMPVLMVSSLTQSGSEITLRALELGALDFVAKPSLGIRSGMMEYATEITDKLRAAARSRPRQARHKNAPPPTQLKAPMVSSEKLIIIGASTGGTEAIRSVLEPLPANAPAILITQHMPGGFTRSFAERLDRLCRISVKEATDGERVLPGHAYIAPGDQHLELVRSGANYVVRLNDGPPVNRHRPSVDVLFHSASKHAGKNAIGVILTGMGKDGAVGLLEMREAGAATIAQNEQSCVVFGMPREAIAVGGAVEVVALDDIPSRLMALIAASGRAQRV
- a CDS encoding methyl-accepting chemotaxis protein, whose translation is MRVTPLLRQMMSNMTVRLSWGLVLATFSMLVVVACAIGLYALHHGAAIVQASSDLQAQQAAFSEFATRIRWVLIGVVIMTGITVAVVVWGVTVNVLRPLDRLVGYFEKMAQGDLSQQITSPGNNEIGRLYTAMAHMQSSLSETVGVVRQSGASIFERSQHIASGNNDLSSRTEQQASSLEETASSMEQLASTVGHNADNALQASQLANEVTLTARRSGEEVANIVETMQDISASSHQVADIITVIDNIAFQTNILALNASVEAARAGEHGKGFAVVAQEVRSLASRSANAAKEIRTLIDASLGKVDAGTQRVNHAGKTMQDLVAAVQRVNDIMDEIAAASEEQSNGIGQVNQAVAQMDQVVQQNAQLVQQAARSANELESEAARLREAVERFHVTPALVEGKYAVRPRALQPVPAAQTPAAKKTPARNTAVDEWVAF
- a CDS encoding chemotaxis protein CheR; translated protein: MIDQRERGVDVGQWASGGQIERDLVLTDADFVRIRELIYQRAGIVLAEHKREMVYSRLAKRLRHHGITRFTDYLSRLERQPDAKEWEAFTNALTTNLTAFFREAHHFPLLAEHIKKQQSPVTIWCSAASTGEEPYSIAMTLLETLGPKASQAKVIATDIDTDALSKARAGIYPLEQVRKLDEGRVKRFFQKGTGGHAGLARIRPEVSSLVEFLPLNLLGPQWSVKGPFDAVFCRNIMIYFDKDTQAKILKRFAPLMKPDALLFAGHSENFSYISDAFKLRGQTVYTLAKK
- the cheZ gene encoding protein phosphatase CheZ; the encoded protein is MSQHEQDSATQLSEEAAEDLIFRIGKLTRMLRDNMRELGLDKEIEKAAEAIPDARDRLHYVATMTEQAAERALNAIDRAQPLQDQLSDRAEALDKRWAEWFEAPQELDDAKALVKETRTYLSDVPTIAAATNKELLDIMMAQDFQDLTGQVIKKMMDVIREIEHQLVQVLIDNVPGAHVRESMQRKAEDQWKNDNARRNEELLNGPQVKDNAPDIVTGQDQVDDLLDELGF
- a CDS encoding methyl-accepting chemotaxis protein, producing MTRSLRHISIHSAVIAALASFVMLIVVLAGISFMADRNAQANLSTYSLISNSQLNEINRADSLLNQGMLAMETASNFLMVGQTRQSNAQVDIALDRIARSEERFERFAATTNDALGEALIDDFRDVLALVKQQHATFETMDINAFNRLRGELVEPLSNLANSATAFVQHGFQQVDSIRGDAEAQGDVFMLVNALAVAIALLVTAFIYIALRRTVIAPLNDAVRRLDKISQADLTEPVPASGKNEVGRLFSAMGTMQQNLTAIVTRVREGSSEIHHGTREIASGNADLSSRTEQQAASIEETAASMEQMTATVKQNADNARQASTLAADASTTAEQGGQVVEQVVQTMHGISTSSQKVADITSVIDSIAFQTNILALNASVEAARAGEQGRGFAVVAGEVRNLASRSADAAKEIKTLIDASVAQIKQGSTLVEQAGTTMSDVVTAVRRVTDIMDEISAASQEQSDGIEQVSQAVGQMDEVTQQNAALVQQASAAAMSLEEQANKLEEAVAVFALLTSQEGVQRQALPASSQVNVPAARPQAATAPSPRRIPEPSHHDEWEAF
- the flhB gene encoding flagellar biosynthesis protein FlhB, which translates into the protein MADNDSDQEKTEEATPRRLDKAREEGQVPRSRELATFLLLLGGVIGLWSMGQMLYDQLGMVMEQAFLFERRHAMESTPMLVNALDLGQRTLFAMLPLFLLLTVIALVAPALLGGWLVSAKSMQPKLSKLNPVKGLKRIFSSQALIELTKAIAKSILVGGIASAFLYANLGKFMGLMNQPIQQALATALNMSALAAGLIVLSLVVVILIDVPFQLWSNAKKLRMSKEEVKREHKESEGDPHVKGRIRQQQQAMARGRMMSKVPDADVIITNPTHYAVALAYKEGSMGAPRLVAKGADVVAARIREIGLEAGVPRLEAAPLARALYHHVDLDAEVPAELYTAVAEVMAWAYRLKQVAQQGGEVPPTPDNLSVPPEMEHSNRDAGGSEAQS
- the cheY gene encoding chemotaxis response regulator CheY, which translates into the protein MADKNMSFLVVDDFPTMRRIVRSLLKELGFTNVDEAEDGQDALNKLRAGNFEFVVSDWNMPNLDGLEMLKEIRQDEALKGLPVLMVTAEAKKENIIAAAQAGANGYVVKPFTAATLEEKLNKIFDKMGK
- a CDS encoding methyl-accepting chemotaxis protein gives rise to the protein MRNNQPVTQREIELQSDDFLVSRTDLKGRITYANPAFIEISGFQHEELIGAPHNLIRHPDMPPAAFENLWQTVKSGETWRGLVKNRCKNGDHYWVSASVTPIIEDDQVVGYASVRVQATREAIAQAEQAYAEIREGRNKQLYLDKGRLRKKGLAQRLKRIRLDTLRAKLVGMIVVAGALLLVSGGLGLYGLNVAGERLATLNNDGLQDVIRLQQIDQIIAQTRQAMIEPERMELIQQRFEMGDMIANSAATIESAWQQYYSRDVNTTALASSFNAQLQTFLDNGMFQAETVLQAEDTYQVFTGLDAVISVMNNEGRELSTMVNQLIAEKQVAAEVMAADAEQGQTRMLSAQAAVLGVGVLALILLGMLTLRSIVRPLKSASRFTLQIAGGNLAAKVPPHQRDEVGMLMESLNTMRKSLSSIISDVKGGINVVTPAARDIASGNEALSSRTEQQAASLQQTASSMEEMTTTVRQNSDNAQEARRLADNNAKQVTQTGELMSQLVENMQRITQSSQKMTDIINVIDSIAFQTNILALNASVEAARAGEHGRGFAVVAEEVRKLAGRSASASQEIRVLIDGSNQEVNVGAGLVKRAEVAISEVADAARNVTQIMHDISSASAEQSHGIAEVNQAVAEMDQATQQNAVRVQETARAAVALEQQAGLLALSVEAFRLNHQSSPTTALSTAATASRPPTLLPDRPTKPPSSPTTRQLAAVEEWEEF